The proteins below come from a single Vicugna pacos chromosome 13, VicPac4, whole genome shotgun sequence genomic window:
- the DDOST gene encoding dolichyl-diphosphooligosaccharide--protein glycosyltransferase 48 kDa subunit — protein sequence MELGAAVRAWSLLWLLLPLLGLVGASGPRTLVLLDNLNLRETHSLFFRSLKDRGFELTFKTADDPSLSLIKYGEFLYDNLIIFSPSVEDFGGNINVETISTFIDGGGSVLVAASSDIGDPLRELGSECGIEFDEEKTAVIDHHNYDVSDLGQHTLIVADTENLLKAPTIVGKSALNPILFRGVGMVADPDNPLVLDILTGSSTSYSFFPDKPITQYPHAVGKNTLLIAGLQARNNARVIFSGSLDFFSDAFFNSAVQKAAPGSQRYSQTGNYELAVALSRWVFKEEGVLRVGPVSHHRVGEKAPPNAYTVTDLVEYSIVIEQLSNGRWVPFDGDDIQLEFVRIDPFVRTFLKRKGGKYRVQFKLPDVYGVFQFKVDYNRLGYTHLYSSTQVSVRPLQHTQYERFIPSAYPYYASAFSMMVGLFIFSVVFLHMKEKEKSD from the exons ATGGAGCTCGGCGCCGCGGTCCGTGCTTGGTCCCTCTTGTGGCTGCTGCTGCCCTTACTTGGCCTGGTCGGCGCCAGCGGTCCCCGCACCTTAGTGCTGCTGGACAACCTCAACCTGCGGGAGACGCATTCGCTTTTCTTCCGGAGCCTGAAGG ATCGGGGCTTTGAACTCACATTCAAGACCGCAGATGACCCCAGCCTGTCCCTCATTAAGTACGGGGAGTTCCTCTATGACAATCTCATCATCTTCTCCCCTTCGGTAGAAG ATTTTGGCGGAAATATCAACGTGGAGACCATCAGTACTTTCATTGACGGCGGAGGCAGTGTCCTGGTGGCTGCCAGCTCAGACATTG GTGACCCTCTTCGAGAGCTGGGCAGTGAGTGTGGGATCGAGTTTGACGAGGAGAAAACGGCTGTCATTGACCATCACAACTATGACGTCTCAGACCTTGGCCAG CACACGCTCATCGTGGCCGACACTGAGAACCTGCTGAAGGCCCCAACCATCGTTGGGAAATCGGCTCTGAATCCCATCCTGTTTCGAGGTGTTGG GATGGTGGCTGACCCTGACAATCCTTTGGTACTGGACATCCTAACGGGCTCTTCCACCTCCTACTCCTTCTTCCCGGATAAACCCATCACCCAG TATCCCCACGCGGTGGGGAAGAACACCCTCCTCATCGCCGGGCTGCAGGCCAGGAACAACGCCCGGGTCATCTTCAGTGGTTCCCTCGACTTTTTCAGCGACGCCTTCTTCAACTCAGCGGTGCAGAAGGCCGCGCCCGGCTCCCAGAG GTATTCCCAGACGGGCAACTACGAGCTAGCCGTGGCCCTCTCCCGCTGGGTGTTCAAGGAGGAGGGCGTCCTCCGTGTGGGGCCCGTGTCCCATCATCGGGTGGGCGAGAAAGCCCCGCCCAACGCCTACACTGTCACTGACCTAGTG GAGTACAGCATCGTGATTGAGCAGCTCTCAAATGGCAGATGGGTCCCCTTTGATGGTGACGACATTCAGCTGGAGTTTGTCCGCATCGATCCTTTTGTGAGGACCTTCTTGAAGAGGAAAG GTGGCAAATACAGGGTCCAGTTCAAGTTGCCCGACGTGTACGGCGTGTTCCAGTTCAAGGTGGATTACAACCGGCTGGGCTACACGCACCTGTACTCCTCCACTCAG GTGTCAGTGAGGCCGCTGCAGCACACGCAGTACGAGCGCTTCATCCCGTCGGCCTACCCCTACTACGCCAGCGCCTTCTCTATGATGGTGGGGCTCTTCATCTTCAGCGTCGTCTTCTTACAcatgaaggagaaggagaagtctGACTGA